TGAATCAGCGAATCCAATTGTTTGGTTTTGGTATCAAAATAATTCATTCGTTCCACCAGATCGCTGACATCTTTGGTTTTGATCCGTGCGGCCAATGTATCCATTGGATTAAGGATATCTTCGATAACCGGTTTCATCACGGAAAGGCGTTTTTCGTTATTCACTTTATCCACAAAATTTTTGAAATTGGTGACATAACGATAAAACTTAATGTTACCCAAATCCTTCATTTCTGCAGATACTTCTTTGATTCCCAACAAAATATCCGTGCTGTAGCGGCTCAATCGATATTCGTTTTTGGCGTCATCCATTACTTTGATGGTGCTATCCAACGAATTGTGGATCTGGTCGATATATTGCACAAACGGAATATTCATCAACGGCTGCGATGCGGATTTCAATTCATTTTGGAAGTTGTCCAGCAGATTCGGTGATTCAACTGTCAGGTTGGAGCTGCCTTCTTCGTAGCTAACCAGATATTTTTGCTCACCATCGAATACATCCGGATCGTAAAAATTGCTTTTATCCAGTTTCACCAGAATCGAATCGATTTCGTTAAGTTGCATAATACCGTTGTTTTCGGTTGTCAAGAAGTTGTCGGGTTCCAAAAATGTGTTGTACACTTTGCCGACGCCGGATTTGTATTTCTGGAGTGTATTAACATCCTGCTGGCGATTGAGTGTTGCTAATTCCGACATTGCGGTGTTGATACGATCGATAAATTTTTTCAAACGGTCAGCAACGCTGGAAACCTGCATGATATCGGTTTTTTTAATATCTTTGACCATATCGTTGATGAGCGAATATTGACCGGACCAATAGGACTGAACCCGATCCATTTCAATTTTGGGCAGATAAACCACCATTGAATCCACATAGCGTTGCGCCATTTGGGCAACATTTTGCAATTTGTACTCGTTCATGCGTTCCTGAAGTGTGCTGAGCGAATCGATATAATTACGCAATTTGCTGAAATTTGGGAATTCGGCTGATGCAGTAATTTTGTTCAGGTTTTCCACAACTTTGGCTTTGTGTTCCATAATGTTGTCGTGGCGCTCGAAATAACGGGTGTTAAATTCCAGATCACCACTGATTTCCCGCAGCGAACTGGAAATGGGAATCATCGCGCGAATGGTGGGAACATCCAGAATGCGGTTAACGCTGTCGTTGAGGACATGGGTCAGCCGACCAATTTTTTGACGCTGATTTAATGCGGAGTCAGATTTGATAAAATCAACAAGGTATTCCAGCGAATCTTCGGGCATGAAACGCTTTGTTTTGCCGTAGTAATACATCTGAGCTTCGTAAATCGAGTTCATGTTGTCGCGGCTGGTTTTTTCGAGATGTTGTTCTTCCGACCAAATTTTCCCGGGTAAAGATATCACCTGCCACAAAGCGAGCGCACACACTACAATCAATAATTTTAAAATGATTGATCCTTTGGCCGCCATGAGTTTCCTCCAATAATGATTATGTTAATCGGGGTTATCGCAATGGTTTAATTTCAAAAAATACAAAGCCTCCAATCGGGCAAGTTTAACAAAATATGCGGAAAATGTCAAACCCATTTTGAAAATTAAAATCCAAGTGATTTATTTTCTTTGAGTTGGGTGCGCTAAAAATCAGTGCTGAATTTCGTTGATAAACAGCTCAATCTGGTTAAAAATTTTCTGTTTTTCGCCGTCAACGGAAATTACGTGATACGAGTTTTCCAGCGTGAGTAACTTCTTTTTTGTCGATGAAATTTTGCCGGAAATATGGGCCAGATTTTCATAAGTGATCGTGTGATCGCGGCGGGAATGTACCAGCAAACAGGGTGCGTTTACGGCGGGCAACTCACCGTCCACATGCTCAATCAAATGCAAAAATTCTGTTAAACTGGTCAGAGGATAGTAGGGATAAGATGCACTTTTGGCTTTCGCCGCTTTATCGCGAATATCCGGTCCTTTGGATTTGTAATAAAAGCGCAACACCTGTTTGGCCAACGGCAGAAACGGTAGACGCCAGTCTTTCACGAAAATGGCAGCAGCCATGGTCACCAGCCCATCCACCGCAAAATTGGCGGCAACGTGCAACGCCAGTGCGCCACCCATCGATTGCCCGGCGACGATCACGGTTTTGTATTGTGATTTCATCGTCAGATAATATTGTTCCGCTGTTTCCAGCCAAGTTTTGAACGAAATGCCTTCCAGGTCATCCGGCTTTGTGCCGTGTCCGGGTATCAGCGGGACCCAAACTGCATAGCCTTTGCTGGCGAAATGATACGCTAAATCCCGCCCTTCGTATGGCGAGCCGGTAAATCCGTGAAAAAAAAGGATGCCAGTGTTGCCCTGATCGATAAAAATGGGTTCTGCCCCGTTCATCACTTCCGGCGGTGTTGCCGGAAGTTGTGGCAAAGTTTGTTCAGGCATGAACGCGTTGCTCCTGCATTTTCAATAAGTATTCGGCAATTTGGACAGCATTTGTGGCGGCGCCTTTGCGCAGATTATCGCTGACAACCCACAGGTTCAGCCCGTTTTCGATGGATGGATCACGGCGGATCCGCCCGACGAAAACCTCATCGCGATTGTGGGCGAAGCGGGGGAGCGGATAGTGATTGTGCTTCGGGTCATCCTGCAAAATAATACCGGGGAAAACGCCCAGCACTTCGCGAACTTCTTCCAGCGAGAACGGCTTTTCCGTTTCGATATTCACCGATTCCGAATGCCCGCCGATCACCGGCACCCGAACGCAGGTCGCGCTAATCTTTATGCTGTCATCACCCAAAATTTTTCGGGTTTCGTTGACCATTTTCATTTCTTCTTTGGTGTAGCCATCTTCATAAAAAACATCGATATGCGGCAGGCAATTGTATGCGATGGGATGCGGATACGCACCCACATTTTTTTTGCCGCCGTTGTGCAATTCATCTTCCAACTGGTCGACAGCTTTTTTGCCGCTGCCGGTTACGCCCTGATAGGTGGAAACCACAATTCGGCGAATGCCGAACGCATCGTAAAGCGGTTTGAGCGCCACCACCATTTGGATGGTTGAGCAGTTCGGGTTGGCAATAATGCCCTGATGTGCGGTAATTGTCTCCGGATTCACTTCCGGCACTACCAGCGGAACATCCGCATGCATGCGCCATGCGCTGGAATTGTCGATCACAATTGCACCGGCTGCGGCAGCCGGTTTTGCCCATTCGCTGCTGACGCTGCCACCGGCGGAAAAAAGCGCGTAAGTTACGCCATCAAAAACAGTGCTGCTCAGCGGTTGCACGGTAACGGGTTTTCCGCGAAAAGTCACCTGCTTTCCGGCGGAGCGTTCCGACGCCACCGGCACCAGTTCCGACACTGGGAAGTTGCGTTCTTCCAGAACCTGAATCATCTTTTGACCGACCAAACCGGTCGCTCCGACAACCGCAACGCGAACATTTTTCATAATAAAATTCTCCATCTAAAACGGTTAAAATAAACGCACTTAGGCGTTGGCTTTCGGATGGGACCTCCGGTAACCGTTTTTTTCGTGGCTAAAAATCCAAAATTTTTGGATGTAATGCAAGGATGATTTGTTCGTAAACGAATTCTGCAAAGTTCAATTTTGGATTTATCCGGCAGTGGGCGCATATTTACACATTCGGGTGTTTTTTGATATTTGAATGTAAATTGTGACGTGCATTGCGATTAAAAGGAATTATTTTGGATATGTTTAAACGCCCATTCAGGAAAAATTATTGCCGGAGTGCAACCGATGAAAGCCCATGTTTGCCAAAATCATACAGACAGGATCACCAAAACCCGCTGCTATCGCTGCAAAACGTATATTTGCACAGATTGCATTTTGCATCTGGATCGCCATTATTTTTGCAGCAAAAAATGCTTTTGGCTAAACCGTTGGGATGAATTTTGGCAAAACCTGTCCAAACGAAAACTGGAGCTGCTCGCCGGCTGGAATGTGTTGCTAACGCTTGCGTTGATCGGCGCTTTTCTGCTGATCTGGCGTGGTGCGGGACATGCGGATTCCGTTGAAAATAATGAGACTGAAGTATCGGAAAATCAACCGTTTATGCTGGCTGCGCCGCTCGATTCGCTCAAAAAAATCAGTGGCGATATTTTCACAGAAAACAGCACTTCCAGCGAATACACACTAAGCCTGAAAGTGCAGCGCGGCTGGATTATCAACATCTGGCGAAATGACTGGCCGGTAGTCAGCGAGATTGCCACGAAAGACAGTAATCGCCAGTTTGTCATTCCGCTAACCTACGATGTGAACGATATCCGCGTGGGCGTTTGGAACAACCGGCAGCAATTGGCAATGGATCGCCAGTTTCAGGTCATATACCGGAGCATGATGGTAGAAACGCTAAACCGTTCAGTTGCCCGGGGAAATCCGGTACAGCGGCGGGTGTCGCTCACGTTCGACGGCGGATCGCTGAATACCGGCGCAACGGAAATTCTCGATATTTTGGCGGAAAACGACATCCGCACCACGGTTTTTCTCACCGGACAATTTGTTGAAAAATACCCGGATTTGGTGAACCGCATTTTGGCAGACGGGCACGAAATCGGGAATCACACATACAATCACCCGCATCTCACGCAATACGACAGTCTGAAAAAACATATCACCGCACCGGAGGTAACGCGGGAATTTTTGCAGCACCAGCTTCGCCGGACGGACAGCCTGTTTTTCGCGCTCACCGGCAAAAAAATGCAGCCGTACTGGCGTGCGCCATTCGGCGAAATTAATCCGGATATCATCAAATGGGCTGCAGAAGTTGGGTATATGCATATTTACTGGAGTCGCGGACTGGACACGCGGGACTGGATTTCTGATCCCTCGACACTTGGATTTCAAACGCCATCGGAAGCTTATTTCAAAATCATCGAAAAAGACAACGCCCGCAGCGAACTCAACGGCGGCATCGTGCTGATGCATCTCGGCACCGAGCGTGAAACAGAGCCGATGTACAGCATGCTTCCCGGGCTGATTCGCGATTTAAAAGATCGCAACTTCGAAATCGTCAGCATTTCAAAATTATTAAATCCCTGAACATTTTGTGAAAATTATGGTTTATATTCTTGCATGCGTATTCCGCGCAGCGAATCAGATGTTTCACAGATGTAACGGGTAAGGACGTACAGTTTTTCAATGGAAAATAAAGAACCAAAACAGCCACATCGCATCCACTTTTCAAAGCCGCCGAGCTGGTTGTTCTATACATTTATTATTACGTTTTCCGTGCTTCTGATTTTTTTTCTGGTGTGGCGATACACGCCGGTAAAAGATGAGGTAGAGGCGCGGATTATCCGCCAGTTGCAGCCGTATCTGGGCGAGTCGTTTTACATCACCGATTTTTCGATCGGCTCGGATAATCTCTCCTTTTACAACGTTCGCGCGGCCAATCCGGGTGCCGGATTCTCGGTTGAATTTGCGGAAATCCGTTTCAGCTTTGCGCCCTCCAAATTGCTCACGTACAATTTTGATCCCGTCAAAACCATCAACAACGTAAAGCTGATTCGCCCGCAGGTAACATTATATTACAGCGATGAACCGCGACAAATTAATCCCGATTTATCGCTGGAAAAAGTGTTCGAAGAAATCATCACCAACATCAAAAAATTTCCGGAAATCGATCACGTAAAAATTCGCGATGGCAGTGTTGTGCTGCAAATGCCCTGGCAAACCACGCTAGCGGAAAAGCAAATTCCGCTGTTCAGTGGATTGAACGGGCGGCTGGATTACCTCGCCAGCAACGAAGAAGTAACGCTGGCACTCGATGGCGAGCTGCTCGGCACGGAAAATTCCGGCATCAAATTAACCGGTTATGTGGATTTCGGATTCAAACGTTGGGAAGCAACAGTTGATTTTCTGGAAAGTTATGTGACATCCAACCTTCCGTTCTGGAAAATCAATTTCTGGCAAATTGAAAACGCCCGGCTCAGTGGCAGCGTGCAGGTAATCAACGAACATTTTGATATGGACAGCCTGATGTTTAACGGCGATGTGCAGGTGAAAGATATGCGCATGGCCATTTACAATCAGCACACCGAAATTGATAGTTTTTATCTGCGGTTCGAAGGGCAGGATGTGCTGATCGATACATTCGATTGCCGGATTGAGGACGGACGCGCCCGTTTCGGCGGGATGTTGTATAACGTGCTCCATCCGGAAGCGGACTGGCGACTGTCGGTTTGGGATTTTTCCGCGAGCCATCTAAAGCAATCGCATAGCATATTTGAATATGCATACGAAGGAAAAGTTGCCGGAAACGCCCATTTTTCCGGTCCGATCAAAACAATGGATATTCACGCGGAAGCGCGTTGCCCGGACCTGCTTTACGCCGTGGTACCGTTCAACACAGTCCGGACGCGGCTGGATTACAATGTTCGCGAGAAAATTTTGCGGTTCCCGTATTTGCGGGCGGATTTTTTTGAATTCCGAACACAAGGCACCGGTTACGTCAATTTTAATACTGATACGCTCAGCCTCGATCTCGCATCGGACATCGAAGTGCCTGACGATTATTTCAACTGGATGACTGGTTTGAACAACGGCAAAGTGTTGGTGGATACCGATTTTTACGGCAATTTTCGCCAGAAAGATTTTCGCGGCGGATTCGTTTATCAGGGCGTTGGTGTGGATACGCTGCTGGCGATCGGGCGCGGACCGTTTACGCTGGATGACCAGTTGCTGCGCTTCAACGTCCGAACGGATGATGTGGACGACGATTTTCAGCTGAGCGGTGTGATCCACAAATTATTCAGCGGCCCGCAAATCGAAATTCTCGATTTCAACGATTTCCCGATGTCGCAGCTCAGCTACAATCCGGTGGTGAAATCTTTTCTGGACAAACGGCACATCCACATGTTTTTTTCCGGTCCGTATTATTCGCTGGCAACCAAAGCCAAGCTCGTTCCCGAAGATGATCAGTTGCGCCAGATTGTGATGGCGTTCGGTAACATCACCGATATTTTTCTGGATAACCAACGCTATCGAGGAAAATTCCGCGTCAACAGCGAGCCGAAAGAAATCAACGGCGATTTCGATGTGGCATTCGATGTTTCCGGCGTAAATATTCGCGTTAACGCGCCGGATGTTTTGCAGGCAAATGTGTTTCAGGGTTCCAAATCCGATTCGCCGTACACC
This genomic window from Calditrichia bacterium contains:
- a CDS encoding alpha/beta fold hydrolase: MPEQTLPQLPATPPEVMNGAEPIFIDQGNTGILFFHGFTGSPYEGRDLAYHFASKGYAVWVPLIPGHGTKPDDLEGISFKTWLETAEQYYLTMKSQYKTVIVAGQSMGGALALHVAANFAVDGLVTMAAAIFVKDWRLPFLPLAKQVLRFYYKSKGPDIRDKAAKAKSASYPYYPLTSLTEFLHLIEHVDGELPAVNAPCLLVHSRRDHTITYENLAHISGKISSTKKKLLTLENSYHVISVDGEKQKIFNQIELFINEIQH
- a CDS encoding polysaccharide deacetylase family protein, whose translation is MKAHVCQNHTDRITKTRCYRCKTYICTDCILHLDRHYFCSKKCFWLNRWDEFWQNLSKRKLELLAGWNVLLTLALIGAFLLIWRGAGHADSVENNETEVSENQPFMLAAPLDSLKKISGDIFTENSTSSEYTLSLKVQRGWIINIWRNDWPVVSEIATKDSNRQFVIPLTYDVNDIRVGVWNNRQQLAMDRQFQVIYRSMMVETLNRSVARGNPVQRRVSLTFDGGSLNTGATEILDILAENDIRTTVFLTGQFVEKYPDLVNRILADGHEIGNHTYNHPHLTQYDSLKKHITAPEVTREFLQHQLRRTDSLFFALTGKKMQPYWRAPFGEINPDIIKWAAEVGYMHIYWSRGLDTRDWISDPSTLGFQTPSEAYFKIIEKDNARSELNGGIVLMHLGTERETEPMYSMLPGLIRDLKDRNFEIVSISKLLNP
- a CDS encoding aspartate-semialdehyde dehydrogenase, which translates into the protein MKNVRVAVVGATGLVGQKMIQVLEERNFPVSELVPVASERSAGKQVTFRGKPVTVQPLSSTVFDGVTYALFSAGGSVSSEWAKPAAAAGAIVIDNSSAWRMHADVPLVVPEVNPETITAHQGIIANPNCSTIQMVVALKPLYDAFGIRRIVVSTYQGVTGSGKKAVDQLEDELHNGGKKNVGAYPHPIAYNCLPHIDVFYEDGYTKEEMKMVNETRKILGDDSIKISATCVRVPVIGGHSESVNIETEKPFSLEEVREVLGVFPGIILQDDPKHNHYPLPRFAHNRDEVFVGRIRRDPSIENGLNLWVVSDNLRKGAATNAVQIAEYLLKMQEQRVHA